A genomic segment from Fibrobacter sp. UWP2 encodes:
- a CDS encoding retroviral-like aspartic protease family protein: MSLSFTITYNGITHRIKSDAFVSKPGSVDKVKLNALWDTGATQCVISESFAEKIGLTKISEATMNHAGGSSKVNVYIADIELLNKVIVRNVKLLSTKSINDFDMIIGMNVITLGDFCITNKDRRTVVSFRYPSEKQIDFVKEAEDVKAKYYRSLGRNAKCPCNSGKKVKDCCGKGFV, translated from the coding sequence ATGAGTCTTTCGTTTACGATTACTTATAACGGGATAACCCACAGGATAAAGTCCGACGCTTTTGTTTCGAAACCAGGATCTGTAGACAAGGTTAAATTGAATGCTTTGTGGGATACTGGCGCTACGCAGTGTGTTATTTCTGAAAGTTTTGCTGAAAAAATTGGGCTGACTAAGATAAGTGAAGCAACCATGAATCACGCTGGTGGTTCTTCCAAGGTCAATGTTTACATTGCCGATATAGAACTGCTCAACAAGGTCATTGTCAGGAATGTCAAGCTGCTTTCGACAAAATCCATAAATGATTTCGATATGATTATCGGAATGAACGTGATTACCCTTGGAGATTTTTGCATAACTAATAAAGACCGGCGGACAGTCGTTTCGTTCAGGTATCCGTCCGAAAAGCAAATAGATTTTGTAAAAGAAGCGGAAGATGTCAAGGCGAAATACTACAGATCGCTTGGTCGAAATGCAAAGTGTCCCTGTAATTCCGGGAAAAAGGTTAAAGATTGCTGTGGTAAAGGCTTTGTGTGA
- a CDS encoding helix-turn-helix transcriptional regulator, which produces MPKFKVKEFVARIGITQKELAKKVGVKPETVYKWAAGTNTPVYDVIYKLKKMGATDYELFGETFAEQEDFFKKRLLNAHNRFLEEMGIATNLTKEKV; this is translated from the coding sequence ATGCCAAAGTTTAAAGTTAAAGAATTCGTGGCCCGCATAGGCATCACACAGAAGGAACTTGCCAAGAAGGTTGGCGTGAAGCCGGAGACCGTGTATAAATGGGCCGCAGGGACCAATACGCCGGTGTACGACGTCATCTACAAGCTCAAGAAAATGGGCGCTACCGATTACGAGCTTTTCGGCGAGACTTTTGCCGAGCAGGAGGATTTCTTCAAGAAACGGCTACTCAACGCGCACAACCGCTTCCTGGAAGAAATGGGGATAGCAACGAACTTAACCAAGGAAAAGGTATGA
- a CDS encoding type II toxin-antitoxin system HicA family toxin — protein MEIKVKEMIKLLESNGFRQVRSKGSHFRYADDKGHKVTIPAGHGMNETLKPGTAKSIKKQAGLK, from the coding sequence ATGGAAATCAAAGTGAAAGAGATGATAAAGCTTCTTGAGTCGAACGGATTCCGGCAAGTCAGGTCAAAGGGTTCGCACTTCCGCTACGCTGACGACAAGGGACACAAGGTCACGATACCGGCAGGGCACGGAATGAACGAAACCTTGAAACCCGGAACCGCAAAGTCGATAAAGAAGCAGGCGGGGCTGAAATAG
- a CDS encoding type II toxin-antitoxin system HicB family antitoxin, translating to MYYTAKLTKEKDGGYSVSFPDLDGCFTQGDTLEEALAMANEAMELTLEDVFDGDPLPECKTKANEKKGLYRIDVDPELAIALQVAAARGKVPQATVAREMGMTKQAYQRLEDPKANLSVKMLKRIAESMGKRLEVQFV from the coding sequence ATGTACTACACTGCAAAACTCACCAAAGAAAAAGACGGCGGCTACTCCGTAAGCTTCCCCGATCTGGACGGGTGCTTTACGCAGGGCGACACCCTTGAAGAAGCGCTCGCAATGGCGAACGAGGCGATGGAACTTACCCTCGAAGATGTGTTCGACGGCGACCCGCTGCCGGAATGCAAGACAAAAGCCAACGAGAAGAAGGGACTCTACCGCATCGACGTGGACCCGGAACTCGCTATCGCGCTCCAGGTGGCCGCAGCTCGCGGCAAGGTGCCACAGGCAACCGTCGCCCGCGAAATGGGCATGACCAAGCAAGCCTACCAGCGCCTTGAAGACCCGAAGGCGAACCTGAGCGTCAAGATGCTTAAGCGCATCGCCGAAAGCATGGGCAAGCGCCTGGAAGTCCAGTTCGTGTAA